The following DNA comes from Tunturibacter psychrotolerans.
TCGATTGGACTTCGGCTCTATGTTCACTACTTCGACAATTACTCGGTGACCTATGGGTCGTTAGGCGCTGTGATCATCCTGCTGACGTGGTTTTATTTGACGGGTCTTATGCTGCTGCTGGGGGCTGAGATCAATAGCGAAATAGAGGCCGCCGCTGCAGCGAAGCGTCTGCTCGTTCTCGAGCAAAACAGCCTTGCTGCAGCGGCGGCTCCGGCTAATCCAACGCTGGTTTCTGCTGCAGATTCGTCAAGCGCCGAATCTGCTCCTAAGCCTGCTGCCTGATCTTACTTCGCTGCGGGCTTCAGAATGTCATCCAAGCGATCGGGCACCGAGGAGACGCGCTCAAGCTGGGGATAACGCTCGCCATCGTGATAGTCCAGTTTGACCACCTTGTAGTAGCCGGTGTTGAAGACGATGAGCTCGACGGCCGGACCGGAATCTTTGGCGTCGTGAATTGCGGCCTTGAGGACATCGGGAGTGTAGGCGCGGCCGTTCACTGCCAGGATCTTCATCCCCGGACCGATACCGGCTTTATCGGTGACACCGCCTTTGAGGACGTCTGAGATATTGCCTGCCTTGTTGGCGTGGAAGCCGATGGAATACCAGAAGTCGAAGCTTTCCATCTGCTGGTCCTCGAGCGTGCTCCAAGGGTTTGGCTTGTCTGTGTAAGTGAGCCTGTAGCCGCCGTTTTCGATACCCCCCATGGGGGCTTGAGAGGAGTGCGAATCGAGGCGCGAGCGGAGGAACGTGGCCCAGTCGTTGGGTGCGACATCGTTGAGTACCGCAACGACATCTTCGAAGGTGTAGGGCACGACCTTTGGTCCTGTGTCTCCGCCGCGGCCGTGAAACTTCGCGACGAAGTCGTCGATCGATTTTTTGCCATTGGTCATCTTGCGAATCGTCGTGTCGACGTCGAGCCAGATGAGTTCTCCCTCGTCGTAGTAGTCCACGTTGAGGCGCCAGTTGTCCCATCCCACGCCAGTGGAGTAGAACATCTGTGCTGAGGTCGCGGTGTCTTGAACATCACGCCAGGTGCGGCCTGGCCGGTTGTTGTACTCCGCTGCGATGGTCGAGAGCCGCTGTTTGTACTGGTCGGCTGTCCAGATGCCGCAACGTGCGGCGAGTACATCGCCCAGGTACTCGGTCAAACCTTCGTACACCCAGAGGAGGTCGCCTTCCATCGGCTTCTGATAGTTGTTGGTGGCGAGGCCGGCGGGGCGACGGTATTTGCCGTTCCAGCTATGCGTGAACTCATGCGGAAGCAGCAGGCCATCGAGCACAAACTCGCGATCGTCGGTGAAGGTAGTGGCTGGCACGCGGTCGTCGCTGGACTGATGATGCTCAAGGCCGAAGTGCGCGACCTCGTCGCTGAGCGTGACGAGGAAGTGGTAGGAGCCGTAGTGGCGCGACTTATAGAGGGCGCCGGTCTCGCGCACGAGTTTGTCGAAGTCGGCGATGTGTTCTTTGGACAGATCCAGTTGCTCGGGGCCGTCGGCTGCCATGTCGAGATAATGCTTCGGCGAAATCTCAGGAGCGAGGGGAATCTCGCGGAAGTATCGACCGGCGAGGACGGGGGAGTCGACTAATTGCTCGAGGCTTAGGGTTTTGAAGGTTGATGTTTGGCCGGATCCGCCATCTTTGTCCAATGCTGTTCCGAGATTCCACCCAACCGGCAACTTCACAGAGGGGGTGAACATGACACTGGTGGCGTCGGTATCGGCGGGGTATACCAAAAGCGTGTTCCAGCTGAGAAGAGCGAGGTTTTCGCTGGTCGATCCACCTGCAGAGTATCCAGAGGTGCCGGCGGTTGCGAGGAAGTCAATTTTCATCTCTAACTGCGTGACGCCCTGTGGAACGGTGATGTGGTAGGCGAACATATCCACCTTGTCGCGCTCCCATCTGATCGGCTGACCGTTTGCCGTGATGAAGAAGCCGGCCATGTTATCGATGGGCCCTGTTGGCCCATGCTCTCCGGGGATCCACTTGGGGTAGACGAGGGTGAGGGGGCCGGCTGACACCGGCATGACCTCGATTGCGTGGAGTATCTTGCGGGGAGCATCAGTGAGATCGACACTGAGGGTGATTGGCGCAGTCTGCGCCCCTGCCATCAAACCGCCTACGGTTGTTGCCAGAGCTACTCCGGCACACTTCTTCCAAAAACCAGCCATTGTTCCGCCTTCCGCTTGCTATGTTGAACCGCAACCAGTCTAACCTTGGCCGACTGACCTTTGGAATGGATCGGCGTGCTTTGCAGGCGTTTTTACGGATAGGATGGTGCACACAGGAGAACTCATGCTCTCGAAGCTACCGGTCGCCCTGGCGGCCACTGCACTCTGCCTCGTCGTGATGCGCCTTCCCGCGCAAGAAGCAGCTCAGCCACTTCAATCGATGCCTTATTCGCCGTCGCTTGATCTTTCGAGCCTGGACCGCTCCGTGGACCCGTGTGTCGATTTTTATAAGTTCACGTGTGGGGGCTGGCAGAAGAAGAATCCGATTCCCTCCGACCGGGCCAGTTGGAGCGTCTACGCCAAGCTGGGTAATGATAATGAGCAATTTTTGTGGGGAATTCTCGAGGCAGATGCGAAGGCGACCGATCGTACCGCGGTTCAGCAGAAGGTGGGCGATTACTTTGCGGCCTGCATGAACACGACAGCGATTGATGCATTGGGTGTAAAGCCGGTGCAGCCAGGACTTGCGCGGATCGACGCATTGAAGACGCGGCCGGAGCTTATTCAGGGGATAGCCTCGCTGCATCATGAGTATGAGGGCAGCTTTTTCTTCGGCTCCAGCACTGACCAAGATGCGCTCGACTCCTCGCTGGTGATCGTGGAGGTTGAGGCGGGCGGACTTGGTCTTCCTGACCGTGACTACTACCTGAAGACGGATGACAAAAGTGTGAAGCTGCGCGAGCAGTACGTTGCATACATTCAAAAGCTGATGATGCTTGGTGGTGAATCGGCGGCCCAGGCGAAGTCTGATGCTGATGCGACTCTACGCGTCGAGACCGCTCTCGCGAAAGCATCTCTCACGCGGGTGGAGCGGCGGGATCCGCATAATACGTACCACATGATGACGATCGAAGAGCTTGGCAAGATTGCCCCTTCCTTCGATTGGCCACGCTATTTCGCAACGCAGGGTGCGCCGGGCGTAGCGAAGGTGAATGTAGCGCAGCTGGAGTTTATCAAGGCAGTTCAGGCGGAGCTTACGACTGAGTCGATTGACGCACTTCGTGGCTATCTGCGGTTCCACTTGCTTACATCTGCGGCACCGTATCTGGCGCACCCGCTGCAGCAGGCCGACTTCGATTTTTATTCGACGACACTGCGCGGGGTTCCAGCGATGCCTCCGCGCTGGAAGACTTGCACGCGTGGAGTTGATGGCGACCTGGGAGAAGCACTGGGGCAGGAGTTTGTGAAGCGCACTTTTTCTGCCGACACGAAGGCCAAGACGCAGCAGATGACCGAACAGGTAGAAGCTGCCATGCAGCATGAGATTGAGAATCTCGATTGGATGAGTCCTGCAACGAAGCAAGAGGCACTGCGCAAGCTGAAGGTGATTCGCAATAAGATTGGCTACCCGGATCAGTGGCGCGACTATACGGCTCTCGAGATCAGGCCCGACGACTACATTGGCAATGTGACGCGGTCTTACCGCTTCGAGGACGCACGCCAGTGGCACAAGCTGGGAAAGCCAGTCGACCGGAACGAGTGGGGCATGACGCCGCCAACGGTGAACGCCTACTTCAATTCGCAGATGAACGATATCAACTTTCCTGCGGGCGTTCTACAGCCGCCGCTCTACGATACGAAGCTGGACGATGCGCCGAACTATGGCAACACGGGAGCGACGATCGGCCATGAACTGACGCACGCCTTCGATGATGAAGGACGGCAGTTTGATGACAAGGGGAACCTTCGCGACTGGTGGACGGCCGCCGATGCAAAGGGCTTCGAGAACCGTATCAACTGCGTTCGCGATCAGTATGCGCAATATGTTGTTGTGGACGATATTCATATCAACTCGAAGCTGACCAGCGGCGAAGACGTGGCCGATCTGGGTGGGACGCTGCTCGCATATATTGCGTGGAAGAAGCAGACTGCAGGGCAGCAGCTAGAGAGTGTGGACGGGTTTACGCCTGACCAACGATTTTTCGTTGGGATGGCACAATGGGCTTGCGAGAACCAGCGTCCAGAGGTGCTGCGGGTTCGGGCGATAACGGATCCTCACTCACCAGGTTATGCGCGCATCAATGGCGTGGTTTCGAATCTGCCTGAGTTTCAGAAGGCGTTTAGTTGCAAGGCAGGCCAGCCGATGGTGCATGCTCCGACGTGCAAAGTCTGGTAGGGGAGTGCTCCCGTTTCGAGTACCAGTGGCTCCGCGATTTTTTTTGATGCGGGGCGGGCGGTGTTGTAATCAGCTTCTAGACAGTACACTTGACCCTACCAAATGAATCTTTACGCGATTGTTCTTTCGGCTA
Coding sequences within:
- a CDS encoding M61 family metallopeptidase, which translates into the protein MAGFWKKCAGVALATTVGGLMAGAQTAPITLSVDLTDAPRKILHAIEVMPVSAGPLTLVYPKWIPGEHGPTGPIDNMAGFFITANGQPIRWERDKVDMFAYHITVPQGVTQLEMKIDFLATAGTSGYSAGGSTSENLALLSWNTLLVYPADTDATSVMFTPSVKLPVGWNLGTALDKDGGSGQTSTFKTLSLEQLVDSPVLAGRYFREIPLAPEISPKHYLDMAADGPEQLDLSKEHIADFDKLVRETGALYKSRHYGSYHFLVTLSDEVAHFGLEHHQSSDDRVPATTFTDDREFVLDGLLLPHEFTHSWNGKYRRPAGLATNNYQKPMEGDLLWVYEGLTEYLGDVLAARCGIWTADQYKQRLSTIAAEYNNRPGRTWRDVQDTATSAQMFYSTGVGWDNWRLNVDYYDEGELIWLDVDTTIRKMTNGKKSIDDFVAKFHGRGGDTGPKVVPYTFEDVVAVLNDVAPNDWATFLRSRLDSHSSQAPMGGIENGGYRLTYTDKPNPWSTLEDQQMESFDFWYSIGFHANKAGNISDVLKGGVTDKAGIGPGMKILAVNGRAYTPDVLKAAIHDAKDSGPAVELIVFNTGYYKVVKLDYHDGERYPQLERVSSVPDRLDDILKPAAK
- a CDS encoding M13 family metallopeptidase; this translates as MLSKLPVALAATALCLVVMRLPAQEAAQPLQSMPYSPSLDLSSLDRSVDPCVDFYKFTCGGWQKKNPIPSDRASWSVYAKLGNDNEQFLWGILEADAKATDRTAVQQKVGDYFAACMNTTAIDALGVKPVQPGLARIDALKTRPELIQGIASLHHEYEGSFFFGSSTDQDALDSSLVIVEVEAGGLGLPDRDYYLKTDDKSVKLREQYVAYIQKLMMLGGESAAQAKSDADATLRVETALAKASLTRVERRDPHNTYHMMTIEELGKIAPSFDWPRYFATQGAPGVAKVNVAQLEFIKAVQAELTTESIDALRGYLRFHLLTSAAPYLAHPLQQADFDFYSTTLRGVPAMPPRWKTCTRGVDGDLGEALGQEFVKRTFSADTKAKTQQMTEQVEAAMQHEIENLDWMSPATKQEALRKLKVIRNKIGYPDQWRDYTALEIRPDDYIGNVTRSYRFEDARQWHKLGKPVDRNEWGMTPPTVNAYFNSQMNDINFPAGVLQPPLYDTKLDDAPNYGNTGATIGHELTHAFDDEGRQFDDKGNLRDWWTAADAKGFENRINCVRDQYAQYVVVDDIHINSKLTSGEDVADLGGTLLAYIAWKKQTAGQQLESVDGFTPDQRFFVGMAQWACENQRPEVLRVRAITDPHSPGYARINGVVSNLPEFQKAFSCKAGQPMVHAPTCKVW